A stretch of DNA from Ostrinia nubilalis chromosome W unlocalized genomic scaffold, ilOstNubi1.1 SUPER_W_unloc_4, whole genome shotgun sequence:
TTGCGATTTTATTCACAGTCGAAAACAGGTCTTCGGTAGTTTCTTGCTGCTTCATTGGaacgttttttatttctattgatGATGATCTTCTGCCTAACTGCGTCTCTTCAAGTTGTTTTTCCAGTGTTTGAATTCGTTCACGATCTTCTTTTTTTTCCGTCTCCAGAttctcaattttatttttcaaaatttcatTTTCTTTGTGGATAAAGTCCATAgatttttcaatttcaatattcgactgttttatttcattgcatttttcttttaaatctcTCATATCcgccattatttttgataaaattttatcttgttccGTCTTCCAGGAGCGAAGCATTTGCGTGAGTTCCTGTTGAGACGCGAAAAAGGTGTCTGTAGTTAGTGTGGTATCGACTTCAGTCTCGTACTGAGGTGATCCATCCATACGGAGCCGCTTAGAGGCGTGCATTTCTTTTGTCGTAGCATCCTTATTCTTCGCCGAAGAAATATCCGGGTCTGGCATCGTTGGTTTCTGTTTCGACGATGATTTACCTTGTGTTGTGGTCGATAGTTTAGGCATTATGCAGTGTCAAAACAGGACAGTATGTAAAATCTCCAAACGACTCACACTGGTAGGGTTCGTAGCAATGCGATTGATCAGTCCGTAGCAATTTCGTAGCTCGCACACTACTCTCGTCGTAGCACTCACGAAGCGTAGAACCGGCTCACAGACGCAATGATTAATTTCGCCGCCGTGAGTTGCTGTCTCGGTAGCCGAACTATACCACGCGCGGACCGGACACCGAAGTCGCGGGTTCAAATCCACTCGCACTCAAAATTTTtcccttttaattttaattattatttaagtatctCAGTCACCAACACACGTCCCTCTCGTACGGTGTCCGCGGGGGAAGAGATGATGATGGTAGGGCAACCGAAGCGTGCGATCCAGACTTCAATGAACGCTTTCGCGACTGTTTCAGCCGAAATGTCGGTTATGGGTATCGCCTCAGGCCATCGTGAAAAGCGATCGACTGCTGTGAGGCAATATCGGTAACCGTTGGATATCGAAAATGGACCGATCAAATCTATATGAACATGTTTGAACCTACCACGTGGCAGTTCAAATGTACCTACTGGTGTGGAAACATGTCGGTTCACTTTAGCACGTTGGCAGTTCAGACAAGCTCGTGCCCACTCCCTACAGTCTTTACGTATACCGGGCCAAACGTATCTTTGAGCTACGAGCTTGGCGGTGGCGTTACAACCGGGGTGGCTAAACGAGTGTAGACAATCGAACACTTGACGACGCATAATTTTTGGTATGAATGGCCTGGGAGTCGTTGTACTGACGTCACAGAACAGTTCGTATCGACTTCCTGGTATTTTCATTTTCTCCAAACGGAGTGATGTGCCGACCGTAATTATAGTTTTGAGCTTTTTGTCCGCGTCTTGAGCCTTGGCGAGAGAATCATGATCTACAGGACTTTCAATCTCCTCAATACGCGAAAGTGTGTCCGCGACAACGTTGTCTTTGCCGGAAATGTGCTGGATATCCGTAGAAAATTGCGAGATAAAATCTAAGTGACGATACTGTCGCGGTGAGCAGCTAGACTTTCTTGTATGAAAGGCAAAGCTAAGTGGCTTGTGATCAGTGTAGATCGTGAATTCTCTCGCTTCCAGCATATGGCGAAAATGTTTAATTGCCTGGTAAATGGCAAGGAGTTCGCGGTCGTATGGGGAGTATTTACGTTGCGCGGGACTCAACTTGCATGAATAAAATGCTAATGGCTGCCAGACGCCTTCAATTCGCTGCTGAAGAACAGCGTTTACTGCCACATCTGACGCATCTGCGGTAACGGCTAACTTAGCATGACAGGTGGGGTAAGCTAAAAGTGTTGCGTTGCTGAGACTGTCTTTGCAATCATGGAAAGCTTTTAGCGCGTCTCCTGTCAGCTCGACGGGATGGTTGCCTTTTACTGAGCCAGTTAAAAGAGCATTAAGAGGTGCCTGGATTTCTGCTGCACGGGGAATAAACCTCCTGTAAAAATTGATCATGCCGAGGAACCTCCTAAGCTGTTTAACCGTAACTGGCTTAGGGAAATCTTTAATAGGCTGAACCTTCGTGTCGAGTGGTTTAATGCCGTCTGCCGATATCCTGTACCCTAAAAACGTCATCTCTGAGGCGCCAAAAACGCACTTTGacgtatttattaaaataccgGATTCGGACATTTTTTTGAAAAGTTGTCTGAGGTGGTTTTGGTGGGACAAGGGGTCAGgggatgaaattaaaaaatcatcTAAATACGGGTAAACGAAGTCCATGCCGCGTGTCAGCTCATCTACGAAACGCTGAAAAGTTTGGCCTGCGTTGCGCAAGCCAAAGGTCATATAGGGGAATTCGTAGAGGCCGAAAGGTGTTGTGATCGCCGTTTTGGGAATGTCGTCCTTATTGATAGGTATCTGGTTATAGGCTTTGACAAGATCTATCGTTGAAAAGATTTTGCAACCTGAAAGATTATGTGTAAAGTCGTGAATGTGCCTTACCGGATATCCATCAGGGATCGTACGCGCGTTCAATCGACGGTAATCACCGCAGGGACGCCAGCCGTCTTTTTTGGGAGCCAAATGCAGTGGAGCTGACTAAGGGCTGCCAGATGGTCTAGCTGTGCCCTCTTGTAACATAATGTCGAACTCTTGTTTggctatttttaatttatcggGGGCTAAACGACGAGGTGTACTAGCCACAGGTGGACCAGGAGTTGTGCGTATATGGTGGACTGTATTGTGTTTAGTGTAGCGTGGTGAGCCAGCAGGTCGAATTAAGTCTGGAAATTCCCTAAGGATTTCGTGATAGGTGGAATCACCTGTCAAACTTTAACAGACGAGATGTCACTATGTCTATCGGCTGCTACGGCTGAAGTGTTTAATGACGTAACATTATCAATCAGTCTCTTATTTCTTATATCTACTACAAGGTTATAGTATGCTAAAAAGTCTACGCCGATGATAGCTTTATTTACGTCAGCTATAACAAAACGCCACACAAAGTCCCGACGCAAGCCCAAATCTAACCGAAGGCTTGCATAACCGTACGTATGAATTACAGTTCCGTTTGCCGCACTTAGTTCGTAATCAGTTTTAGTTCGTCGTTCCTTAAATGCCGTACGGGGAAACACGCACAAATCACTTCCAGTGTCAATCAGGAATTGGGTTTTGGTGTTCCGATCGGTGACAAATAGGCGACCGTGGCTGTTAGGGTAATCGTCCGTCGCCATTACCGACCACCCTGTCCGTTTTCCGCTTGAAAGTGGCAAGGCTTGACACATGAATGAGCCTTGCTGCCAAACTTCGAGTGGTACCAGCATATCGGATATTTGCGGTAACTGGCCTGGGATCTGCTACGACTGCGATTACCTTTGCCGTCTCTGGTCCTGGCATTAGATCTGGATCTGCTGGAATGCGTAGTAAGCGCATGAACCTGCTGTGTCAGCCTCTCAATCTGCTTCGCCATCATGTCAAACTTGTCGTCAGTGGTTTGACGGTGTGATGACGGTCCTGCTGAGGTTGATGCTACGCACGGGGATGCTGGCACGATGTCCTGGATACGATCCGCGAGATCAGCTACGCTTTCCAGGGATGAAGTGGCCTGCGATGCGATGATGGTCTGCATGCTGCTAGGTAGTCTACTGGTCCAGATGGTGCGGATGAAGTCTTCGGGCACATTTGGGCCCGCCAAGTGTTGTAGATGCCGCAGAAATTGGGAAGGCTTTCTATCGCCTAGCTGTTCGTGGTCCAACAGCTGTTTTACCTTGCGCTCTTTTGATGCTGACAGGCGTTTTATCAGTTCGCTCTTCAATTTATTGTATTTGTCAGTTTGTGGAGGTGACTCAATGACATCTTCAACCTCTATAGCGTATTGGTGATCAAGCATGTCAATAGCGTGATAAAACTTTGTCGTGTCGCTCGtaatattagacaaaataaaCTGACCTTCCAGCGTCGAGAACCATAGCGATGGCTTGTCCGGATAGAATGGAATGTTCCTTACACCAACGCGATGAACATCACTTGTATCGCTTTGACTGGAATGCTGCCCTTTCGACGCGCCACCATTACGTTCTTCCATCGTTGCAATTTTTGTGTTGATACGGGGTCACCAGTTTAGCGGCCAAGTGTACCgctaatttatttgtatagaagGAGTGCGAGGAAGAAATAATAACGCAAAGTTACGAGTGATAGTCGCGTCAGCCGGTAGGTATAGTGAGCGAGCGAGCGGCGTGCGCTCCGCGTCGTGCATAGGTTCGGACTAGTTTGAGGTGCGGCGGCGCACGCTCGGCCACGATCGCCGAACCACGCCGAACGCTCGGCTCGAACAATAGGCGGGCGCGGTGACGTAGTAAGCGGCACTCG
This window harbors:
- the LOC135087405 gene encoding uncharacterized protein LOC135087405, giving the protein MEERNGGASKGQHSSQSDTSDVHRVGVRNIPFYPDKPSLWFSTLEEVEDVIESPPQTDKYNKLKSELIKRLSASKERKVKQLLDHEQLGDRKPSQFLRHLQHLAGPNVPEDFIRTIWTSRLPSSMQTIIASQATSSLESVADLADRIQDIVPASPCVASTSAGPSSHRQTTDDKFDMMAKQIERLTQQVHALTTHSSRSRSNARTRDGKGNRSRSRSQASYRKYPICWYHSKFGSKAHSCVKPCHFQAENGQGGR